The following nucleotide sequence is from Paracrocinitomix mangrovi.
TACCCCTACTATTCTTCATTAATTTGCGGGAATATCCTCTAATACCTTAAGAAACAAATTCCAGAATTTTTGAACCGAAGCAATGTTTACTTTTTCATCCGGAGAATGAGGGTTTCTGATTGTCGGACCAAATGAAATCATATCACAAGCTGGTAAATGTTCTCTTAAAATACCACATTCTAATCCTGCATGACACGCTTCAACTTTAGGCTCATCCTTAAACATTGATGCATACAATCCTTTCATCACTTCTAATATCTCAGAATCCGGATTTGGAGCCCATCCAGGATAATCTCCTCCTTGCACCACTTCTGCTCCAATCTGTTCGTAATTAAGCTTAATAGCATTAGCTATATCTCTTTTGCCAGACTCAATCATACTTCTTTGCAAAGACTGAGTTTTAAAAGCCCCATCTTTGATTATTACTTTTGCTAATGAAGATGATGTCTCCACCAAACCTGGAATATTAAAACTCATTTTCCACACCGCATTAGGTGTTGTATAAATAGCAGCTACAATTGCATCCATATCATGTTTAGAAACCATTTTTCCTGTATAATCACATGAAGTTAAATTAGCAACCATATCAGGTTCTACTTCTCTATATTCATCCTTAATTTGACTTAACACCCCTTTGAATGTATCTATTGCATACTGCTGCTTATTAGATTTTATTGCCACTACACCAAAACTCTCTCTAGGAATAGCATTTCTCAAACTTCCTCCATCTAATTCACAAATACGAACATCCGCATCTTGCATCATCTCATAAATAATCCTATTCATTAACAAGTTAGCATTTCCTCTTCCCAAGTGAATATCCATTCCTGAATGCCCTCCTTTTAAACCTTT
It contains:
- a CDS encoding aminoacyl-histidine dipeptidase, with amino-acid sequence MNVRDLEPKIVWNHFEDLNAVPRPSKKEERIRKFMMDFGNGLGLETLEDAIGNVIIKKPASAGMENRKTVILQAHIDMVHQKNADTDFDFSAQGIQSYIDGEWVKAKGTTLGADNGMGVAAAMAVLSNDEIKHPAIEALFTIDEETGMTGAKELDGSKLSGSILLNLDTEDDDEFSIGCAGGIDTNTEYEYQEEDITADYTTFKIELKGLKGGHSGMDIHLGRGNANLLMNRIIYEMMQDADVRICELDGGSLRNAIPRESFGVVAIKSNKQQYAIDTFKGVLSQIKDEYREVEPDMVANLTSCDYTGKMVSKHDMDAIVAAIYTTPNAVWKMSFNIPGLVETSSSLAKVIIKDGAFKTQSLQRSMIESGKRDIANAIKLNYEQIGAEVVQGGDYPGWAPNPDSEILEVMKGLYASMFKDEPKVEACHAGLECGILREHLPACDMISFGPTIRNPHSPDEKVNIASVQKFWNLFLKVLEDIPAN